A single window of Vigna unguiculata cultivar IT97K-499-35 chromosome 1, ASM411807v1, whole genome shotgun sequence DNA harbors:
- the LOC114164391 gene encoding probable auxin efflux carrier component 1b, translated as MITLLDLYHVLTAVVPLYVAMILAYGSVKWWKIFTPDQCSGINRFVALFAVPLLSFHFISTNNPYAMNYKFIAADSLQKAIVLAVLFVWSRTSSRGSLEWSITLFSLSTLPNTLVMGIPLLKGMYGDASGTLMVQIVVLQCIIWYTLMLFLFEYRGAKLLIVEQFPDTAGSIISFKVDSDILSLDGKEPLQTEAEVGDDGKLHVTVRKSASSRSEIFSRRSHGPNSVSLTPRPSNLTNAEIYSLQSSRNPTPRGSSFNHTDFYSMVNNGRNVSPRQSSFGGVPFDEESGVRVNGGAGAYPAPHNAGIFSPVGKKKGGGGGGGEGGGKDLHMFVWSSSASPVSEGGIHVFRGGDYGNDQLPVGGVAHQKDYDDFGHDEFSFGNRTVANGVDKEGPVLSKLGSSSTAELHPKAQGESKATSMPPTSVMTRLILIMVWRKLIRNPNTYSSLFGLTWSLISFKWNVVMPAIVARSISILSDAGLGMAMFSLGLFMALQPKIIACGNSVASFAMAVRFLTGPAVMAVASIVVGLRGVLLHIAIVQAALPQGIVPFVFAKEYNVHPDILSTGVIFGMLIALPITLVYYILLGL; from the exons CGCTCTACGTCGCCATGATCCTCGCCTACGGTTCCGTCAAGTGGTGGAAGATCTTCACGCCGGACCAATGCTCCGGCATCAACCGCTTCGTCGCGCTCTTCGCGGTGCCCTTACTCTCCTTCCACTTCATCTCCACCAACAATCCCTACGCCATGAACTACAAGTTCATAGCTGCGGATTCGCTTCAGAAAGCCATAGTCCTCGCCGTGCTCTTCGTCTGGTCCAGGACCAGCTCAAGGGGCTCTCTTGAATGGTCCATCACGCTCTTCTCCCTCTCCACGCTCCCTAACACGCTCGTCATGGGGATCCCATTGCTCAAGGGCATGTACGGGGACGCCTCGGGGACCCTCATGGTGCAGATAGTGGTGCTTCAGTGTATCATCTGGTACACTCTCATGCTCTTTTTGTTTGAGTATAGGGGTGCCAAGCTTCTCATAGTGGAGCAGTTTCCCGACACTGCCGGTTCCATTATCTCCTTCAAGGTTGACTCTGATATCTTATCGTTGGACGGGAAGGAACCGCTTCAGACTGAAGCCGAGGTTGGTGACGATGGCAAGCTTCATGTAACTGTCAGGAAGTCTGCCAGTTCGCGCTCTGAGATCTTCTCGCGGCGCTCGCATGGTCCTAACTCGGTTTCGTTGACTCCGAGGCCTTCCAATTTAACCAATGCAGAGATTTACTCGCTTCAGTCTTCGAGGAATCCAACGCCGAGAGGGTCCAGTTTCAACCACACGGATTTCTACTCGATGGTGAATAATGGGAGGAACGTGAGTCCGAGGCAGAGTAGTTTTGGGGGGGTGCCGTTTGATGAGGAGAGTGGTGTGAGGGTTAATGGGGGTGCGGGAGCATACCCTGCACCTCACAATGCGGGGATTTTTTCTCCGGTGGGGAAGAAgaagggtggtggtggtggtggtggagaagGTGGAGGGAAGGATCTTCACATGTTTGTGTGGAGTTCGAGTGCTTCTCCGGTGTCGGAAGGTGGGATCCATGTGTTCAGAGGTGGGGATTATGGAAATGACCAACTTCCTGTTGGTGGGGTGGCTCACCAGAAAG ATTACGACGATTTTGGTCACGACGAGTTTAGCTTTGGGAACAGAACCGTCGCTAATGGAGTGGACAAGGAAGGGCCAGTACTTTCAAAGCTTGGCTCAAGTTCTACAGCCGAGCTTCACCCTAAAGCACAAGGCGAATCCAAAGCTACGTCCATGCCACCCACGAGTGTTATGACAAGACTCATTCTGATTATGGTTTGGAGAAAGCTGATCAGAAACCCCAACACATATTCAAGCCTCTTTGGTCTCACTTGGTCTTTGATCTCATTCAA GTGGAATGTGGTTATGCCTGCTATCGTTGCTCGATCCATATCAATTTTATCTGATGCTGGCCTTGGCATGGCAATGTTTAGCCTTG GGTTATTCATGGCATTGCAACCAAAAATCATTGCATGTGGAAACTCGGTTGCTTCCTTTGCCATGGCAGTTCGTTTCCTCACTGGACCTGCTGTCATGGCTGTCGCTTCAATAGTGGTGGGGCTCAGGGGAGTTCTGTTGCACATAGCTATTGTACAG GCTGCTCTGCCTCAAGGGATTGTCCCTTTTGTGTTTGCCAAGGAATACAACGTTCACCCAGACATCCTTAGCACCGG GGTTATATTTGGGATGCTAATCGCTCTTCCTATTACGCTAGTTTACTACATTTTGCTTGGGCTTTGA